A window from Drosophila nasuta strain 15112-1781.00 chromosome 3, ASM2355853v1, whole genome shotgun sequence encodes these proteins:
- the LOC132792358 gene encoding mitogen-activated protein kinase kinase kinase kinase 4 isoform X8 produces the protein MAHQQQQLAQSVNCSLDDIDLTSLKDPAGIFELIEVVGNGTYGQVYKGRHTKTGQLAAIKVMDVTEDEEEEIKLEINVLKKYSNHRNIATYYGAFIKKSPPGKDDQLWLVMEYCGAGSVTDLVKSTKGQSLKEEWIAYICREILRGLSYLHSNKVIHRDIKGQNVLLTDNAEVKLVDFGVSAQLDRTIGRRNTFIGTPYWMAPEVIACDENPDATYDNRSDLWSLGITALEMAESQPPLCDLHPMRALFLIPRNSPPRLKSKKWSKKFHGFIDTVLVKDYHQRPYTENLLKHAFIKDQPTDRQVRIQLKDHIDRCKKRKAEKEREDYRYSGSDNDDDEPQLAGEPSSIIQAPGGDTLRRNFQQIQEGRLAAEQQQHHQLLAQAQAQAAAAHAAAQAQLHQQQQQAAAAAAAAHAAQQAQVAQQQAQAQQPQANRQQKPPSRQQIEEPGPPARPQLPQRLIVVPDPPHANRPLPPTPKCGEPAAQTPPQQQQQQRSSQNNFKPSLPPRRPEDHLDVLAAQLNELGVVSSQQPQPQTAAGGQQQQQLAQPEAPPRNNRQSGASSTGNGAICVSASSSSSKPAASLPQQQSNNHLGQPVNPLDPLDSSDSDSEPDEPNDRARNDGTLLASDPPKPLPEFSYRPGLGPVSEDSTTTTTTPLTHGSGGPPNRPLPPTPDDDDQAGDRTLIMKRNRGVASGAGGDNSGLGTPGTRTSSVLPDLLSQASPATPPRHDKSSSEEYQAAISSSVHSTPSKSFIASSNSSINVAGGGSVAVGVGGHGHGGGSVVGGVIISSNNSPQSTISLASSSTSNSRQNSPKNSISKTRSSSSITNLLHKSASSSSANILHLTPGGGAAASSISSANSSPAHLPPHAYALQQKQRSFLTFGFGAGGSGPTRRESTVNVNVTPTSHDVTNDTPEIRKYKKRFNSEILCAALWGVNLLIGTENGLMLLDRSGQGKVYQLISRRRFQQMEVLEGQNILVTISGKKNRVRVYYLSWLKSKILRTDGLSDQVERRNGWINVGDLQGAVHFKIVKYERIKFLVIALKDSIEIYAWAPKPYHKFMAFKNFGELEHRPLLVDLTIEDQSRLKVIYGSAEGFHAVDLDSAEVYDIYLPKHTQGAIIPHCIVALPNSNGMQLLLCYDNEGVYVNTAGRVSKNIVLQWGEMPTSVAYIGTGQIMGWGNKAIEIRSVESGHLDGVFMHKKAQRLKFLCERNDKVFFSSAKGASSCQIYFMTLNKPGMANW, from the exons GGTCGTCACACGAAAACTGGTCAGTTGGCTGCCATAAAGGTGATGGATGTCACCGAGGATGAGGAAGAGGAGATTAAGCTGGAAATCAATGTGCTTAAGAAATACTCAAATCATCGCAACATTGCCACCTATTATGGGGCATTCATTAAGAAATCACCGCCAGGGAAAGATGATCAACTCTGGCTGGTGATGGAATATTGCGGCGCCGGTTCCGTCACCGATCTGGTGAAATCGACCAAGGGTCAGAGTTTGAAAGAGGAATGGATCGCATACATTTGCCGCGAGATATTGCGTGGCCTGAGCTATTTGCATTCGAACAAAGTCATACATCGTGACATCAAGGGCCAGAATGTGCTGCTCACAGATAATGCCGAGGTTAAACTGGTTGACTTTGGTGTCTCTGCGCAGCTGGATCGCACGATAGGCAGACGCAACACATTTATTG GTACACCTTATTGGATGGCACCCGAGGTCATTGCCTGCGATGAGAATCCCGATGCCACATACGATAATCGCTCGGATCTTTGGTCGCTGGGCATCACAGCTTTGGAGATGGCTGAGTCACAGCCGCCGCTTTGCGATCTGCATCCGATGCGTGCGCTCTTCTTGATTCCACGCAATTCGCCACCGCGTCTCAAATCGAAGAAATGGTCCAAGAAGTTTCACGGCTTCATTGACACGGTGCTAG TGAAAGACTATCACCAGCGGCCTTACACCGAGAATCTGCTGAAGCACGCCTTCATCAAGGACCAACCAACGGATCGTCAGGTGCGCATACAGCTCAAGGATCACATCGATCGCTGCAAGAAGCGCAAGGCGGAGAAGGAGCGCGAAGACTATCGCTACTCCGGCtccgacaacgacgacgacgagccgCAGCTGGCCGGCGAGCCCAGCTCCATCATTCAGGCGCCCGGTGGCGACACATTGCGTCGCAACTTCCAGCAGATCCAAGAGGGTCGCCTCGCTgccgaacagcagcaacatcatcagctgCTCGCTCAGGCGCAGGCTCAAGCAGCCGCCGCTCATGCTGCGGCCCAGGCGCAactgcatcagcagcaacaacaggctgccgcagcggcagcagcggcgcaTGCCGCGCAACAGGCGCAGGTGGCACAACAGCAGGCGCAGGCTCAACAGCCGCAGGCGAATCGACAACAGAAACCGCCATCG CGTCAGCAGATTGAGGAGCCCGGTCCACCGGCACGCCCACAGTTGCCACAGCGTCTGATTGTGGTGCCAGATCCACCGCATGCCAATCGGCCATTGCCACCGACACCGAAGTGCGGCGAGCCCGCGGCTCAAACACcgccccagcagcagcaacagcagcgcagcTCGCAGAACAACTTCAAGCCATCG tTACCACCAAGGAGACCTGAG GATCATTTAGATGTGTTAGCAGCACAATTAAATGAATTGGGCGTGGTCTCCTCTCAACAGCCGCAGCCACAGACAGCAGCTGGtggacagcaacagcagcaattggcACAGCCGGAGGCGCCTCCGCGCAACAATCGACAATCGGGCGCATCGTCAACCGGCAATGGGGCCATTTGTGTATCggcctcatcatcatcatcgaagCCGGCGGCCTcgttgccacagcagcagtcGAACAATCATCTGGGACAGCCCGTCAATCCGCTGGATCCACTCGATAGCAGCGATTCCGACAGCGAACCGGATGAGCCCAATGATCGGGCACGCAACGATGGCACACTCCTCGCCAGCGATCCGCCCAAGCCGCT ACCCGAATTTTCATATAGACCCGGCCTGGGACCCGTTTCGGAGGAttcaactacaacaacgacCACACCGTTGACCCATGGCAGCGGCGGTCCACCAAATCGACCCTTGCCACCGACGCCGGATGACGATGATCAAGCCGGAGATCGTACGCTGATCATGAAGCGC AATCGAGGTGTAGCCAGTGGTGCTGGAGGGGACAACAGCGGCCTTGGCACCCCGGGCACCCGCACCAGCAGCGTTCTGCCCGATCTACTCAGCCAGGCATCGCCGGCAACGCCACCGCGTCACGATAAATCATCCAGTGAGGAG TATCAAGCGGCCATTAGTTCATCCGTGCATTCCACGCCATCGAAATCGTTTATCgctagcagcaacagcagcatcaacgtCGCCGGAGGCGGCAGCGTCGCTGTCGGCGTCGGCGGCCACGGTCATGGCGGCGGCAGCGTTGTTGGTGGTGTAATTATTAGCAGCAATAATTCACCACAGTCAACCATATCGCTTGCCTCATCGTCCACATCGAATTCACGACAAAATTCGCCAAAGAATTCGATAAGCAAAACGCGCTCTTCCAGCAGTATTACTAATTTATTGCATAAATCTGCTTCTTCCTCCTCCGCGAACATTCTCCATTTGACGCCTGGTGGTGGTGCCGCTGCCTCCTCCATCTCGTCCGCCAACTCTTCCCCCGCACACTTGCCACCGCATGCGTATGCGCTGCAACAGAAACAACGCAGTTTTCTCACCTTTGGTTTCGGTGCCGGCGGCTCGGGTCCGACACGTCGTGAATCCACCGTCAATGTGAATGTGACGCCCACATCGCATGATGTGACCAACGATACGCCCGAGATACGTAAGTATAAGAAGCGTTTCAACTCGGAGATCTTGTGTGCCGCACTCTGGGGCGTCAATTTACTGATTGGCACTGAGAATGGACTCATGCTGCTCGATCGTTCCGGTCAGGGCAAG GTCTATCAACTCATCTCGCGTCGCCGCTTCCAACAAATGGAGGTGCTGGAGGGTCAAAACATATTGGTTACCATATCGGGCAAAAAGAATCGCGTGCGCGTCTATTACTTGTCCTGGCTCAAGTCCAAGATCTTGCGCACCGACGGTCTCTCTGAT CAAGTGGAACGCCGTAATGGCTGGATTAATGTGGGTGATCTACAAGGTGCTGTACATTTTAAGATTGTCAAATACGAGAGGATTAAGTTCCTAGTGATTGCATTAAAAGACTcgattgaaatttatgcttgGGCGCCCAAACCATATCACAAATTTATGGCATTTAAG AATTTTGGTGAACTGGAACATCGCCCCCTTTTGGTCGATCTCACAATTGAGGATCAGTCGAGACTGAAAGTGATTTATGGTTCTGCTGAGGGTTTCCATGCGGTTGATTTAGACTCGGCTGAAGTATACGATATCTATCTTCCTAAGCAT ACTCAGGGTGCTATCATTCCGCATTGTATTGTGGCGCTTCCAAACTCAAATGGtatgcaactgctgctgtgctaTGACAATGAGGGCGTCTATGTGAACACTGCCGGACGTGTGTCCAAGAATATTGTGCTGCAG TGGGGTGAGATGCCCACTTCTGTGGCCTACATAGGCACTGGGCAAATTATGGGCTGGGGCAACAAAGCAATAGAG ATACGTTCCGTTGAGAGCGGCCATTTGGATGGTGTGTTTATGCACAAGAAGGCGCAACGCTTGAAATTCCTTTGCGAGCGCAACGACAAAGTATTCTTCAGCAGTGCCAAAGGTGCTTCATCGTGTCAAATCTACTTTATGACGCTCAATAAGCCAGGCATGGCCAATTGGTAA
- the LOC132792358 gene encoding serine/threonine-protein kinase mig-15 isoform X5, translating to MAHQQQQLAQSVNCSLDDIDLTSLKDPAGIFELIEVVGNGTYGQVYKGRHTKTGQLAAIKVMDVTEDEEEEIKLEINVLKKYSNHRNIATYYGAFIKKSPPGKDDQLWLVMEYCGAGSVTDLVKSTKGQSLKEEWIAYICREILRGLSYLHSNKVIHRDIKGQNVLLTDNAEVKLVDFGVSAQLDRTIGRRNTFIGTPYWMAPEVIACDENPDATYDNRSDLWSLGITALEMAESQPPLCDLHPMRALFLIPRNSPPRLKSKKWSKKFHGFIDTVLVKDYHQRPYTENLLKHAFIKDQPTDRQVRIQLKDHIDRCKKRKAEKEREDYRYSGSDNDDDEPQLAGEPSSIIQAPGGDTLRRNFQQIQEGRLAAEQQQHHQLLAQAQAQAAAAHAAAQAQLHQQQQQAAAAAAAAHAAQQAQVAQQQAQAQQPQANRQQKPPSRQQIEEPGPPARPQLPQRLIVVPDPPHANRPLPPTPKCGEPAAQTPPQQQQQQRSSQNNFKPSLPPRRPEPQPQTAAGGQQQQQLAQPEAPPRNNRQSGASSTGNGAICVSASSSSSKPAASLPQQQSNNHLGQPVNPLDPLDSSDSDSEPDEPNDRARNDGTLLASDPPKPLPGLGPVSEDSTTTTTTPLTHGSGGPPNRPLPPTPDDDDQAGDRTLIMKRKLEQNVNRLQKSASTSHAPRKGDEAKLLRDWDFDKFFPKKAAAGGGSGSGVATTISNSSSGSNSSTNTTASFNRGSSWSTLKLETRPQRESIGPTNVPKGYQPLKGAGYSPAASIAKDRNSSSSSSNATQSKQPQQQQPQHKRQESDSKLPSFVRGFRRENSDFFPLTKRHSAVLSGSSSNNNSNAQLQSPSQVQRASAMYQRNSIYSSKDVPTAAPRTKVPTTTTAAAATAATTTAAAAKPSAAPTKSSWANLDFLRPRREKTESVIVLQNAAARAQQHQQQQQQQQQQQLQQQQQQQNRGVASGAGGDNSGLGTPGTRTSSVLPDLLSQASPATPPRHDKSSSEEYQAAISSSVHSTPSKSFIASSNSSINVAGGGSVAVGVGGHGHGGGSVVGGVIISSNNSPQSTISLASSSTSNSRQNSPKNSISKTRSSSSITNLLHKSASSSSANILHLTPGGGAAASSISSANSSPAHLPPHAYALQQKQRSFLTFGFGAGGSGPTRRESTVNVNVTPTSHDVTNDTPEIRKYKKRFNSEILCAALWGVNLLIGTENGLMLLDRSGQGKVYQLISRRRFQQMEVLEGQNILVTISGKKNRVRVYYLSWLKSKILRTDGLSDQVERRNGWINVGDLQGAVHFKIVKYERIKFLVIALKDSIEIYAWAPKPYHKFMAFKNFGELEHRPLLVDLTIEDQSRLKVIYGSAEGFHAVDLDSAEVYDIYLPKHTQGAIIPHCIVALPNSNGMQLLLCYDNEGVYVNTAGRVSKNIVLQWGEMPTSVAYIGTGQIMGWGNKAIEIRSVESGHLDGVFMHKKAQRLKFLCERNDKVFFSSAKGASSCQIYFMTLNKPGMANW from the exons GGTCGTCACACGAAAACTGGTCAGTTGGCTGCCATAAAGGTGATGGATGTCACCGAGGATGAGGAAGAGGAGATTAAGCTGGAAATCAATGTGCTTAAGAAATACTCAAATCATCGCAACATTGCCACCTATTATGGGGCATTCATTAAGAAATCACCGCCAGGGAAAGATGATCAACTCTGGCTGGTGATGGAATATTGCGGCGCCGGTTCCGTCACCGATCTGGTGAAATCGACCAAGGGTCAGAGTTTGAAAGAGGAATGGATCGCATACATTTGCCGCGAGATATTGCGTGGCCTGAGCTATTTGCATTCGAACAAAGTCATACATCGTGACATCAAGGGCCAGAATGTGCTGCTCACAGATAATGCCGAGGTTAAACTGGTTGACTTTGGTGTCTCTGCGCAGCTGGATCGCACGATAGGCAGACGCAACACATTTATTG GTACACCTTATTGGATGGCACCCGAGGTCATTGCCTGCGATGAGAATCCCGATGCCACATACGATAATCGCTCGGATCTTTGGTCGCTGGGCATCACAGCTTTGGAGATGGCTGAGTCACAGCCGCCGCTTTGCGATCTGCATCCGATGCGTGCGCTCTTCTTGATTCCACGCAATTCGCCACCGCGTCTCAAATCGAAGAAATGGTCCAAGAAGTTTCACGGCTTCATTGACACGGTGCTAG TGAAAGACTATCACCAGCGGCCTTACACCGAGAATCTGCTGAAGCACGCCTTCATCAAGGACCAACCAACGGATCGTCAGGTGCGCATACAGCTCAAGGATCACATCGATCGCTGCAAGAAGCGCAAGGCGGAGAAGGAGCGCGAAGACTATCGCTACTCCGGCtccgacaacgacgacgacgagccgCAGCTGGCCGGCGAGCCCAGCTCCATCATTCAGGCGCCCGGTGGCGACACATTGCGTCGCAACTTCCAGCAGATCCAAGAGGGTCGCCTCGCTgccgaacagcagcaacatcatcagctgCTCGCTCAGGCGCAGGCTCAAGCAGCCGCCGCTCATGCTGCGGCCCAGGCGCAactgcatcagcagcaacaacaggctgccgcagcggcagcagcggcgcaTGCCGCGCAACAGGCGCAGGTGGCACAACAGCAGGCGCAGGCTCAACAGCCGCAGGCGAATCGACAACAGAAACCGCCATCG CGTCAGCAGATTGAGGAGCCCGGTCCACCGGCACGCCCACAGTTGCCACAGCGTCTGATTGTGGTGCCAGATCCACCGCATGCCAATCGGCCATTGCCACCGACACCGAAGTGCGGCGAGCCCGCGGCTCAAACACcgccccagcagcagcaacagcagcgcagcTCGCAGAACAACTTCAAGCCATCG tTACCACCAAGGAGACCTGAG CCGCAGCCACAGACAGCAGCTGGtggacagcaacagcagcaattggcACAGCCGGAGGCGCCTCCGCGCAACAATCGACAATCGGGCGCATCGTCAACCGGCAATGGGGCCATTTGTGTATCggcctcatcatcatcatcgaagCCGGCGGCCTcgttgccacagcagcagtcGAACAATCATCTGGGACAGCCCGTCAATCCGCTGGATCCACTCGATAGCAGCGATTCCGACAGCGAACCGGATGAGCCCAATGATCGGGCACGCAACGATGGCACACTCCTCGCCAGCGATCCGCCCAAGCCGCT ACCCGGCCTGGGACCCGTTTCGGAGGAttcaactacaacaacgacCACACCGTTGACCCATGGCAGCGGCGGTCCACCAAATCGACCCTTGCCACCGACGCCGGATGACGATGATCAAGCCGGAGATCGTACGCTGATCATGAAGCGC AAATTAGAACAAAACGTAAATCGCTTACAAAAATCGGCTTCCACTTCGCACGCGCCTAGAAAAGGCGACGAAGCAAAACTGTTGCGTGACTGGGACTTTGATAAGTTCTTCCCAAAGAAAGCCGCCGCCggcggtggcagcggcagcggtgTTGCCACCACAattagcaacagcagcagtggcagcaacagcagcaccaacacCACGGCCAGCTTTAATCGTGGCTCAAGCTGGAGCACCCTGAAGCTGGAGACGCGACCGCAACGCGAATCCATTGGCCCGACGAATGTGCCCAAAGGCTATCAGCCATTGAAGGGCGCCGGCTATTCGCCAGCAGCCAGCATTGCCAAAGatcgcaacagcagcagcagtagcagcaacgcAACACAGTCgaagcagccacagcaacagcaaccacaacacaaGCGTCAAGAGTCCGATTCGAAGTTGCCGAGTTTTGTGCGCGGCTTTCGACGTGAAAATTCCGATTTCTTTCCATTAACGAAACGCCATTCTGCGGTGTtgagcggcagcagcagcaacaacaacagcaatgcaCAATtgcagtcgccgtcgcaggTGCAGCGTGCCAGTGCCATGTACCAAAGGAACAGCATTTATAGCAGCAAGGATGTGCCAACTGCTGCGCCTCGAACCAaagtgccaacaacaacaaccgcagcagcagcaacggcagcaacaacaactgcggcGGCAGCTAAACCAAGTGCAGCGCCTACAAAATCGAGTTGGGCCAATTTAGATTTCTTGCGTCCGCGTCGCGAAAAGACTGAGTCTGTCATTGTGCTGCAGAATGCAGCAGCGCGTgcgcagcaacatcaacaacaacaacagcagcagcaacaacaacaactgcaacaacagcagcagcagcag AATCGAGGTGTAGCCAGTGGTGCTGGAGGGGACAACAGCGGCCTTGGCACCCCGGGCACCCGCACCAGCAGCGTTCTGCCCGATCTACTCAGCCAGGCATCGCCGGCAACGCCACCGCGTCACGATAAATCATCCAGTGAGGAG TATCAAGCGGCCATTAGTTCATCCGTGCATTCCACGCCATCGAAATCGTTTATCgctagcagcaacagcagcatcaacgtCGCCGGAGGCGGCAGCGTCGCTGTCGGCGTCGGCGGCCACGGTCATGGCGGCGGCAGCGTTGTTGGTGGTGTAATTATTAGCAGCAATAATTCACCACAGTCAACCATATCGCTTGCCTCATCGTCCACATCGAATTCACGACAAAATTCGCCAAAGAATTCGATAAGCAAAACGCGCTCTTCCAGCAGTATTACTAATTTATTGCATAAATCTGCTTCTTCCTCCTCCGCGAACATTCTCCATTTGACGCCTGGTGGTGGTGCCGCTGCCTCCTCCATCTCGTCCGCCAACTCTTCCCCCGCACACTTGCCACCGCATGCGTATGCGCTGCAACAGAAACAACGCAGTTTTCTCACCTTTGGTTTCGGTGCCGGCGGCTCGGGTCCGACACGTCGTGAATCCACCGTCAATGTGAATGTGACGCCCACATCGCATGATGTGACCAACGATACGCCCGAGATACGTAAGTATAAGAAGCGTTTCAACTCGGAGATCTTGTGTGCCGCACTCTGGGGCGTCAATTTACTGATTGGCACTGAGAATGGACTCATGCTGCTCGATCGTTCCGGTCAGGGCAAG GTCTATCAACTCATCTCGCGTCGCCGCTTCCAACAAATGGAGGTGCTGGAGGGTCAAAACATATTGGTTACCATATCGGGCAAAAAGAATCGCGTGCGCGTCTATTACTTGTCCTGGCTCAAGTCCAAGATCTTGCGCACCGACGGTCTCTCTGAT CAAGTGGAACGCCGTAATGGCTGGATTAATGTGGGTGATCTACAAGGTGCTGTACATTTTAAGATTGTCAAATACGAGAGGATTAAGTTCCTAGTGATTGCATTAAAAGACTcgattgaaatttatgcttgGGCGCCCAAACCATATCACAAATTTATGGCATTTAAG AATTTTGGTGAACTGGAACATCGCCCCCTTTTGGTCGATCTCACAATTGAGGATCAGTCGAGACTGAAAGTGATTTATGGTTCTGCTGAGGGTTTCCATGCGGTTGATTTAGACTCGGCTGAAGTATACGATATCTATCTTCCTAAGCAT ACTCAGGGTGCTATCATTCCGCATTGTATTGTGGCGCTTCCAAACTCAAATGGtatgcaactgctgctgtgctaTGACAATGAGGGCGTCTATGTGAACACTGCCGGACGTGTGTCCAAGAATATTGTGCTGCAG TGGGGTGAGATGCCCACTTCTGTGGCCTACATAGGCACTGGGCAAATTATGGGCTGGGGCAACAAAGCAATAGAG ATACGTTCCGTTGAGAGCGGCCATTTGGATGGTGTGTTTATGCACAAGAAGGCGCAACGCTTGAAATTCCTTTGCGAGCGCAACGACAAAGTATTCTTCAGCAGTGCCAAAGGTGCTTCATCGTGTCAAATCTACTTTATGACGCTCAATAAGCCAGGCATGGCCAATTGGTAA